The following are encoded in a window of Mycolicibacterium tusciae JS617 genomic DNA:
- a CDS encoding serine/threonine-protein kinase translates to MNGAELLVGRYEVRDVLGFGATAEVCDGWDTRLNRPVAIKLLRRGLTSQADVRQRFEIEARAAAALNHPNIVRVYDIGNHNETPFIVMERLPGDTLGDQIALGPLPEAQACAALCSVLAALAVAHDAGMLHRDIKPGNLLLAPSGTVKVADFGIVKTAGSVHTTTGHVVGTLAYMSPARVSGKPASVDDDLYAVGVVGYEALTGRKPFWQEDIMPLAHAIVEGNPPPLQELRPDIDPVLADVIERAMSPDPLRRFGSANAMRRALLGEKIAPVRPVRTIAHGRPPRGLRIRRKSAPVVNAVSAASVKRSPGRALKSAGAGVVLGAMALVVLAFTSNPSPPTPTTAPGSFSVSTPVPSPVGVTEVPRSTAPTVTHSPVPVVVVAEAEQPSPTRVVEQAGLPELRRTGSSFRGGSGSGNSGSGNGYGDVSRGDENGNANGAGRAGNRKSNNGDNGKGDNGNGNNGRANGNRGGGKPK, encoded by the coding sequence ATGAACGGCGCCGAGCTGCTTGTCGGACGCTACGAAGTTCGCGACGTGCTGGGTTTCGGTGCTACGGCCGAAGTGTGTGATGGCTGGGATACCCGCTTGAACCGGCCCGTGGCCATCAAACTGCTTCGCCGGGGTCTGACTTCGCAAGCCGACGTCCGGCAACGGTTCGAAATCGAGGCGCGCGCAGCGGCAGCTCTCAACCATCCCAACATCGTCCGGGTGTATGACATCGGCAACCACAACGAGACTCCGTTCATCGTGATGGAGCGACTGCCGGGTGACACCCTGGGCGACCAGATAGCGCTCGGACCGCTCCCCGAGGCGCAGGCTTGTGCGGCGCTGTGCAGCGTGCTCGCGGCTCTTGCCGTCGCGCACGATGCGGGAATGCTGCATCGTGATATCAAGCCCGGCAACCTGCTGCTCGCGCCATCGGGCACCGTCAAAGTTGCCGATTTCGGGATTGTGAAGACCGCGGGGTCTGTCCATACGACGACTGGTCATGTCGTCGGCACGCTGGCGTACATGAGTCCCGCCAGGGTTAGCGGCAAGCCTGCCTCCGTTGATGACGACCTCTATGCCGTCGGCGTCGTTGGATATGAGGCGCTGACGGGCCGAAAGCCGTTCTGGCAAGAGGATATAATGCCACTGGCCCATGCGATCGTCGAGGGCAATCCACCGCCATTGCAGGAACTGCGTCCAGACATCGATCCGGTACTTGCCGACGTGATCGAACGTGCGATGTCACCAGATCCGCTTCGGCGATTCGGTAGCGCGAATGCTATGCGGAGGGCTCTGCTCGGAGAAAAGATTGCGCCCGTCCGTCCCGTTCGGACAATTGCTCATGGGCGGCCGCCGAGGGGTTTGAGGATTCGACGCAAGAGCGCACCAGTGGTGAACGCGGTGTCCGCGGCGTCGGTCAAACGCTCACCGGGGCGGGCGCTCAAAAGTGCCGGGGCCGGAGTCGTTTTAGGAGCGATGGCACTGGTGGTGCTTGCCTTCACGTCGAATCCGTCACCGCCGACACCCACTACGGCGCCTGGCAGCTTCAGCGTCAGCACCCCGGTGCCTTCCCCGGTTGGGGTGACAGAAGTTCCTCGATCGACCGCGCCGACTGTTACTCACTCGCCTGTGCCCGTCGTCGTGGTTGCTGAAGCGGAACAGCCGTCCCCAACACGCGTCGTCGAGCAAGCGGGGCTACCCGAACTACGCCGCACGGGTAGCAGCTTCCGCGGTGGCAGTGGCTCAGGCAACAGCGGCAGCGGGAATGGTTACGGCGATGTCAGCCGCGGTGACGAAAACGGCAACGCCAACGGCGCGGGGCGCGCAGGCAATAGAAAGTCCAACAACGGAGACAACGGCAAGGGAGACAACGGAAACGGAAACAACGGCCGCGCGAACGGAAATAGGGGCGGCGGTAAGCCGAAATAG
- a CDS encoding cutinase family protein — MSMTRLLNISRIFGLLGLTATALPIALITGSPAAAAPCPDVEVVFARGTTEPPGVGGTGRAFVDSLRSQLGERSVGVYAVNYPASRDFGSSTPAGRDDVSAHVQSMAASCPNTRMVLGGYSQGAAVVDLATAAMPSAVADHVAAAVLFGGPRSSFADSLSPGPLPGVGPLYAAKTVEMCVPNDPICFEGGRDWGAHGAYVRTGMVDQAASFAVGRL; from the coding sequence ATGAGTATGACGAGGTTATTGAACATATCGCGCATTTTCGGGCTCCTTGGCCTGACAGCCACCGCTCTGCCAATCGCACTGATCACCGGTTCGCCCGCCGCCGCGGCGCCCTGTCCTGACGTGGAGGTCGTGTTCGCGCGCGGCACCACCGAACCGCCCGGCGTCGGTGGGACCGGTCGGGCCTTCGTCGACTCGCTGCGTTCACAACTGGGCGAGCGTTCGGTCGGGGTCTATGCGGTCAACTACCCCGCCAGCCGAGATTTCGGCAGCAGCACACCTGCCGGGCGCGACGATGTGAGCGCTCATGTGCAGTCGATGGCTGCGAGTTGCCCGAATACCCGGATGGTGCTCGGCGGTTATTCCCAGGGCGCCGCGGTGGTCGATCTCGCTACCGCCGCAATGCCGTCCGCGGTCGCCGACCATGTGGCCGCGGCCGTCCTGTTCGGAGGTCCAAGAAGCAGCTTCGCCGATTCGCTGTCACCCGGCCCGCTCCCCGGCGTTGGCCCCCTCTACGCCGCCAAAACCGTCGAGATGTGCGTGCCCAACGATCCGATCTGTTTCGAAGGCGGACGGGACTGGGGCGCACATGGCGCCTATGTCCGGACGGGAATGGTCGATCAGGCGGCTTCGTTCGCTGTGGGACGGCTGTGA
- a CDS encoding Bug family tripartite tricarboxylate transporter substrate binding protein, whose translation MIRFALGVLLAATLTLTGCQEPERTPEGQGYPAGPVTMTAGANPGSGFDITIRSVVEALQAEHIVDVPLPVENRPGNSGADFLATMVEQYKGDDNQVSVTSLSMMMNELRGKSKYGYDDVTMIARVMTEYFVVVTRDDSPYNNLGDVMSGIKADPKGVVVGAANDDQAPFDLLVSAAGGDASTINYVPFEGGGDQIKALETGEIGVAIGGVSEFVDLLTSGTLQPLGVLSEERLPGLDAPTAREQGLDVTLSNWRGLYGPPDMPQNAVEYWQESLGKMVESPTWKRIAKDRQFTTTFMIGDEFHTFLVETQADVKAALEA comes from the coding sequence ATGATCAGATTCGCACTCGGCGTCCTGCTAGCCGCCACACTCACGCTGACGGGCTGTCAGGAACCCGAGCGAACTCCAGAGGGGCAGGGCTATCCGGCCGGACCCGTCACGATGACGGCGGGAGCCAACCCGGGCAGTGGATTCGACATCACGATCCGTTCGGTCGTCGAGGCCTTGCAAGCCGAACACATCGTCGATGTGCCTCTCCCCGTTGAGAATCGGCCGGGAAACAGTGGAGCGGATTTCCTCGCCACGATGGTGGAGCAATACAAAGGCGACGACAACCAAGTCTCGGTCACGTCACTGTCGATGATGATGAACGAACTTCGCGGCAAGTCCAAGTACGGCTACGACGACGTCACGATGATTGCGCGCGTGATGACCGAGTACTTCGTCGTCGTCACCCGTGATGACTCTCCGTACAACAATCTCGGTGACGTCATGTCGGGGATCAAGGCGGACCCCAAAGGCGTTGTGGTCGGCGCCGCCAATGACGATCAGGCTCCTTTCGACCTCTTGGTATCGGCGGCCGGGGGTGACGCGTCGACCATCAACTACGTTCCCTTCGAGGGTGGCGGTGATCAGATCAAGGCGCTGGAAACTGGTGAAATCGGCGTGGCGATCGGCGGTGTGAGTGAGTTTGTCGACCTGTTGACGTCGGGAACTCTCCAACCGCTGGGGGTGTTGTCCGAGGAACGGCTGCCCGGACTCGATGCGCCCACGGCCAGGGAGCAGGGGCTCGATGTCACCCTCTCGAACTGGCGAGGTCTCTACGGCCCGCCGGACATGCCGCAGAATGCGGTCGAGTACTGGCAGGAGTCGCTCGGCAAGATGGTGGAATCACCCACCTGGAAGCGGATCGCGAAGGACCGGCAGTTCACCACGACCTTCATGATCGGCGACGAGTTCCATACCTTCCTGGTGGAGACGCAGGCGGACGTGAAGGCGGCGCTAGAGGCCTGA
- a CDS encoding restriction endonuclease codes for MKFLPAGGPASSVERDDPTDPLGLRAAHHAGRVSAPAPLGSRKRWRVRTTTVTGDYGVDLIAKKGDQRIAVQCKRYSKPIGIAAVQQVVSGAMHHNCTASLVVSNQEFTKAAKQLAQTHNCRLVGRSELPKWIL; via the coding sequence ATGAAATTCCTCCCAGCCGGTGGACCCGCATCTTCAGTCGAACGCGATGATCCGACCGACCCCCTGGGTCTCCGGGCTGCACACCACGCTGGTCGGGTATCCGCGCCAGCGCCTTTGGGGTCTCGAAAACGATGGCGAGTGAGGACTACCACTGTCACCGGAGACTATGGAGTCGACCTGATCGCCAAGAAGGGCGACCAACGTATCGCTGTCCAATGCAAGCGTTATAGCAAGCCAATCGGCATAGCAGCAGTCCAGCAAGTCGTGTCGGGCGCGATGCATCACAACTGCACCGCCAGCTTGGTCGTCAGCAACCAGGAGTTCACTAAGGCGGCGAAGCAACTGGCGCAGACCCATAACTGTCGGCTCGTGGGTCGTTCCGAATTGCCAAAGTGGATCTTGTGA
- a CDS encoding DUF302 domain-containing protein translates to MTYALSTTLHTSFEDAVERTRKALSDQGFGVLTEIDMKATLKAKLGEDMEDYLILGACNPPLAHRAVNADRQIGLLLPCNVAVRTDVDSDNTVIIDAMDPQVMVQLSDQAGLREVADEAATKLQAAIKSLSEDAAE, encoded by the coding sequence ATGACCTACGCACTGTCGACCACACTGCACACTTCGTTCGAGGACGCCGTCGAGCGCACCCGCAAGGCGTTGTCGGATCAGGGCTTCGGGGTCCTCACCGAAATCGACATGAAAGCGACGTTGAAGGCCAAGCTCGGCGAAGACATGGAGGACTACCTCATTCTCGGCGCGTGTAATCCGCCGCTAGCGCACCGCGCGGTCAACGCCGATAGGCAAATCGGCCTGCTGCTGCCCTGCAACGTCGCCGTCCGCACCGACGTCGACTCGGACAACACAGTGATCATTGACGCGATGGACCCGCAGGTAATGGTCCAGCTATCCGATCAAGCCGGCCTGCGTGAAGTCGCAGACGAAGCCGCCACCAAGTTGCAGGCCGCAATCAAGTCCCTCAGCGAGGATGCTGCGGAGTAG
- a CDS encoding DUF6596 domain-containing protein, producing the protein MSELVPAVIGVLVRRGADFASAEDAVQEALIRALETWPDDPPRDPKAWLVAVAWRKFVDAARAETSRRGRELAVVVEPPAGEASGADDTLALYFLCAHPSLPETSAVALTLRAVGGLTTRQIATAYLVPEATMAQRISRAKRRITGLPLDQPGDLATVLRVLYLVFNEGYSGDVDLAAEAIRLTRQLVALADEPEIAGLLALMLLHHARRESRTGPGGRLVPLAEQDRSRWDTGLIAEGVTILQAALSRDRLGEYQAQAAIAALHADARSTAETDWTQIVEWYDELLRLTGSPVVRLNRAVAVGEADGPQAGLAALVDVSPDLPRYLAVTAHLRERAGELERAAELYADASRAASSVAERDHLTRQAARVRQLLRP; encoded by the coding sequence GTGTCGGAGCTCGTTCCTGCGGTGATCGGTGTCCTCGTCCGGCGCGGAGCGGACTTCGCGTCGGCCGAGGATGCCGTGCAGGAGGCCCTGATTCGGGCGCTGGAAACGTGGCCCGACGATCCGCCGCGTGATCCGAAGGCGTGGCTCGTCGCCGTCGCATGGCGCAAGTTCGTCGACGCCGCTCGTGCCGAAACATCCCGGCGAGGACGAGAACTCGCGGTAGTCGTCGAGCCACCCGCTGGCGAGGCGTCTGGTGCGGACGACACGCTGGCGCTCTACTTCCTGTGCGCGCACCCCAGCCTGCCGGAGACCTCGGCGGTCGCACTCACGCTGCGCGCCGTCGGCGGCCTGACCACACGACAGATCGCGACGGCATATCTGGTCCCCGAGGCGACCATGGCCCAGCGCATCAGCCGGGCCAAGCGGCGCATCACCGGGCTGCCGCTCGACCAACCCGGCGACCTGGCGACGGTTCTGCGCGTGCTTTATCTCGTCTTCAACGAGGGGTACAGCGGGGATGTCGACCTGGCGGCCGAGGCGATCCGCCTGACCCGTCAACTCGTTGCTCTCGCCGACGAGCCCGAGATTGCAGGCCTGCTCGCGCTGATGTTGTTGCATCATGCGCGCCGCGAATCTCGCACTGGTCCTGGCGGCCGCCTGGTGCCGCTCGCCGAGCAGGACCGATCACGCTGGGACACCGGCCTTATCGCCGAGGGGGTGACGATTCTGCAGGCCGCACTGTCCCGCGACCGGCTGGGCGAATATCAGGCGCAGGCAGCGATCGCCGCCCTGCACGCGGACGCCAGGAGCACCGCCGAGACGGACTGGACTCAGATTGTCGAGTGGTACGACGAACTGCTGCGGCTCACGGGCAGCCCCGTGGTGCGGCTCAACCGTGCGGTGGCGGTCGGCGAGGCCGACGGACCGCAGGCCGGTCTGGCTGCGCTGGTCGACGTGAGCCCCGACCTGCCCCGCTACCTAGCGGTGACCGCGCACCTACGCGAGCGCGCCGGTGAACTGGAGCGCGCCGCCGAGCTGTATGCCGACGCCTCACGCGCCGCCTCGAGCGTGGCCGAGCGCGATCACCTCACCCGACAGGCCGCGCGGGTACGGCAACTGCTGCGGCCCTGA
- a CDS encoding metal-sensitive transcriptional regulator has protein sequence MVGDEEAIGVVLNRLRRAHGQLAGVISMIESGRDCKDVVTQLAAVSKALDKAGFKIVATGLRQCLTGETPENSQPMTEAELEKLFLALA, from the coding sequence ATGGTCGGAGACGAAGAAGCCATCGGAGTAGTGCTGAACCGGCTACGCCGTGCGCACGGTCAACTCGCGGGCGTGATCTCGATGATCGAGTCAGGCCGTGACTGCAAGGACGTCGTCACCCAATTGGCCGCAGTGTCCAAGGCTTTGGACAAGGCCGGGTTCAAAATCGTCGCCACCGGACTGCGGCAATGTTTGACCGGGGAGACCCCCGAGAATTCACAGCCGATGACCGAAGCGGAGTTGGAGAAGTTGTTCCTCGCGCTCGCGTAA
- a CDS encoding RND family transporter — MSAPTRDPVAPHEPQRRKGIARWIRLFSVPIIIGWVVIVALLNVTVPQLETVGQMRSVSMSPAEAPSVIAMKKVGEVFEEYKSDSAVMILLEGDAPLGAEAHKYYDDLVAKLEADSEHVEHVQDFWGDPLTAAGAQSADGKAAYVQVYLAGNMGEALSNESVEQVIKLVDGLEPPPGVKVYVTGGSALIADQQIASDRSIRIIELVTFAVIITMLLLVYRSIRTVLLVLVMVVLTLSATRGVVAFLGYHELIGLSTFATNLLVTLAIAAATDYAIFLIGRYQEARTLGEDREAAFYTMFHGTAHVVLGSGMTIAGATFCLSFTRLPYFQTLGVPLAVGMATGVLVALTLGPAIITVASRFGLLEPKRAMRIRGWRKIGAAIVRWPGPVLLATVALSLIGLLTLPGYQPNYNDRKYLPPDLPANLGFAAAERHFSPATMNPELLLIESDHDLRNSADFLVIDKIAKAIFRVPGIGRVQAITRPDGKPVKFSTIPAQMSLGGVGQDLNRKYLQDRMADMVKQADEMQVTIDTMTRMSNLMGEMSATTHSMVEKTRNMTVDVAQLRDYIANFDDFFRPIRNYFYWEPHCYNINLCWSMRSVFDTIDGVDTTTQAVQDLLPDLERLDSLMPQLLELMPPQIETMKTMKNMMLTMHATQGGMQDQQAAMSENQSAMGDAFNNSWNDDTFYLPPEIFDNEEFKRGMDSFISPNGHAVRMIIQHEGDPLSADGINRIEAIKHAAKEAIKGTPLEGSTIYLGGTAAAFKDMQDGNNYDLLIAAILALALIFTIMLIITRSVVAAAVIVGTVVLSLGASFGLSVLIWQHVLGIELQFMVMAMAVIILLAVGADYNLLLVARLKEELHAGVNTAIIRAMGGSGSVVTSAGLVFAFTMISMVVSELTVVAQMGSTIGMGLLFDTLVIRAFMTPAIAALMGKWFWWPQVVRSRPVPVPWPKPKPPELVDR; from the coding sequence GTGAGCGCTCCGACCCGCGACCCCGTCGCGCCACACGAGCCGCAGCGGCGCAAGGGCATCGCGAGGTGGATCCGCCTCTTCTCGGTCCCGATCATCATCGGTTGGGTCGTCATCGTCGCCCTGCTGAACGTCACCGTCCCTCAACTCGAAACGGTCGGCCAGATGCGATCGGTGTCGATGAGCCCGGCCGAAGCACCGTCGGTGATCGCGATGAAGAAGGTCGGCGAGGTCTTCGAGGAGTACAAGTCCGACAGCGCGGTGATGATCCTGCTCGAGGGGGACGCGCCGCTCGGTGCGGAGGCGCACAAGTACTACGACGACCTCGTTGCCAAACTCGAAGCCGACTCTGAACACGTCGAGCACGTTCAAGACTTCTGGGGCGATCCGCTCACGGCGGCCGGCGCCCAAAGCGCGGACGGCAAAGCCGCATACGTGCAGGTGTATCTCGCCGGCAACATGGGTGAGGCGCTGTCGAACGAGTCCGTGGAACAGGTCATCAAGCTCGTCGACGGGCTCGAACCCCCGCCGGGCGTGAAGGTATACGTGACCGGTGGCTCGGCGCTGATCGCCGACCAGCAGATCGCGAGCGACCGGAGCATCCGGATCATCGAGTTGGTCACTTTCGCGGTGATCATCACGATGCTGCTACTCGTCTACCGATCGATACGCACTGTCCTGCTCGTGCTGGTAATGGTGGTGCTGACCCTGTCGGCTACCCGCGGTGTGGTCGCGTTCCTCGGCTATCACGAGCTGATCGGGTTGTCGACGTTCGCGACGAACCTCCTTGTCACGCTGGCGATAGCCGCGGCGACGGACTACGCCATATTTCTCATAGGCCGGTACCAGGAGGCGCGCACACTCGGCGAGGACCGAGAAGCAGCCTTCTACACGATGTTCCACGGCACGGCGCACGTGGTGCTGGGCTCGGGTATGACGATCGCGGGTGCGACGTTCTGCCTGTCGTTCACGAGGTTGCCCTACTTCCAGACGCTGGGCGTGCCGTTGGCCGTGGGTATGGCCACCGGCGTATTGGTCGCGCTGACGTTGGGGCCGGCGATCATCACCGTGGCGAGCCGGTTCGGCCTGCTGGAACCCAAGCGCGCCATGCGTATTCGCGGCTGGCGGAAGATCGGTGCCGCAATCGTCCGCTGGCCGGGCCCGGTCCTGCTCGCGACCGTCGCACTGTCCCTCATCGGGCTGCTCACCCTGCCCGGGTACCAACCCAACTACAACGACCGCAAGTACCTGCCGCCCGACCTGCCCGCGAATCTGGGGTTCGCAGCAGCCGAACGCCACTTCTCGCCCGCGACGATGAACCCCGAGTTGCTGCTCATCGAGAGTGACCACGACCTTCGCAACTCCGCCGACTTCCTGGTGATCGACAAGATCGCCAAGGCCATCTTCCGGGTGCCGGGCATCGGCCGGGTGCAGGCGATCACCCGCCCCGACGGAAAACCCGTCAAGTTCAGCACGATTCCGGCACAGATGAGTCTGGGCGGCGTCGGCCAGGACTTGAACCGAAAGTACTTGCAGGACCGCATGGCCGACATGGTCAAGCAGGCCGACGAAATGCAGGTCACCATCGACACGATGACCCGCATGTCGAACTTGATGGGCGAGATGAGCGCGACCACGCACAGCATGGTTGAAAAAACCCGCAACATGACCGTCGACGTCGCCCAATTGCGGGACTACATAGCGAATTTCGACGATTTCTTCCGCCCGATCCGCAACTACTTCTACTGGGAACCGCACTGCTACAACATCAACCTCTGCTGGTCGATGCGGTCAGTGTTCGACACGATCGACGGCGTCGACACGACAACTCAGGCCGTTCAGGATTTGCTTCCGGATCTGGAGCGGCTCGATTCGCTGATGCCGCAACTGCTGGAGCTCATGCCGCCACAGATCGAGACAATGAAGACGATGAAGAACATGATGCTGACGATGCACGCCACCCAGGGCGGGATGCAGGATCAGCAGGCCGCGATGTCGGAGAACCAGTCCGCCATGGGCGATGCGTTCAACAACTCCTGGAACGACGACACGTTCTATCTGCCGCCGGAGATCTTCGACAACGAAGAATTCAAGCGGGGCATGGATAGCTTCATCTCGCCGAACGGTCATGCGGTCCGGATGATCATCCAGCACGAGGGAGATCCGCTCAGCGCCGACGGAATCAATCGCATCGAGGCGATCAAGCACGCGGCGAAGGAGGCCATCAAGGGCACCCCGCTGGAGGGCTCGACGATCTACCTCGGCGGGACTGCTGCGGCTTTCAAGGACATGCAGGACGGCAACAACTACGACCTGCTCATCGCGGCAATCCTCGCGCTGGCGCTGATCTTCACCATCATGTTGATCATCACCCGCAGTGTCGTCGCGGCCGCGGTCATCGTCGGCACCGTCGTGCTGTCGCTGGGCGCATCGTTCGGTCTGTCCGTGCTGATCTGGCAGCACGTGCTGGGCATCGAGCTGCAGTTCATGGTGATGGCCATGGCGGTGATCATTCTGTTGGCGGTCGGCGCCGACTACAACCTGCTGCTGGTCGCACGGTTGAAAGAAGAACTGCACGCGGGGGTGAACACCGCGATCATCCGGGCGATGGGCGGCAGCGGCTCGGTCGTCACCTCCGCCGGGCTGGTGTTCGCCTTCACGATGATCTCGATGGTGGTCAGTGAGCTGACGGTGGTCGCCCAGATGGGTTCCACCATCGGAATGGGCCTGCTGTTCGACACGTTGGTGATCCGCGCGTTCATGACCCCCGCCATCGCGGCGCTGATGGGCAAGTGGTTCTGGTGGCCGCAGGTGGTGCGCAGCCGGCCGGTGCCGGTGCCGTGGCCGAAGCCCAAACCGCCGGAGCTCGTCGACCGTTAG
- a CDS encoding sulfite exporter TauE/SafE family protein — protein sequence MTIALALVVGAVIGVLLGLLGGGGSIMAVPALVYALGLGTSQAILMSLIVVGVASAFGAVPKVRAGQVQWRLAGIFALFGIPATFVGSVIGDHLPEAAIMIGFAAVMVAAGIRMLRDTGDTGTACEVGDEGINWRRCAPRSISTGFGVGLLTGLFGVGGGFLIIPALVLMLGVEMSLAIGTSLVIITANAAGGVVAHLHDAEINWAITAAFVGTAIVGSLIAGQLGTKLNTDRLRHWFAYLVFIVAAYVVIDTTLLQHAAQ from the coding sequence ATGACCATCGCCCTCGCGCTCGTCGTCGGCGCTGTCATCGGCGTCCTGCTTGGACTCCTTGGTGGCGGCGGGTCGATCATGGCCGTACCAGCGTTGGTCTACGCCCTGGGACTTGGCACCTCGCAAGCCATTCTGATGTCGTTGATCGTGGTAGGCGTGGCGTCCGCCTTCGGTGCCGTGCCGAAAGTGCGCGCAGGCCAGGTGCAGTGGCGACTGGCCGGAATCTTCGCACTATTCGGCATCCCAGCCACATTCGTTGGGTCAGTCATCGGCGACCACCTCCCCGAGGCGGCCATCATGATCGGCTTCGCCGCCGTGATGGTGGCAGCCGGTATACGGATGCTGCGCGACACCGGTGACACAGGCACTGCATGCGAAGTCGGCGATGAAGGGATCAACTGGCGGCGCTGCGCACCCAGATCCATCTCGACCGGCTTCGGTGTGGGTCTGCTCACTGGGCTATTCGGCGTCGGCGGTGGATTCTTGATCATCCCCGCCCTCGTGCTGATGCTCGGGGTAGAGATGTCGTTAGCCATCGGCACCTCCTTGGTCATCATCACCGCGAACGCGGCGGGCGGTGTTGTGGCTCACCTGCATGACGCCGAGATCAACTGGGCGATCACGGCGGCGTTCGTCGGCACCGCCATCGTCGGGTCGCTGATAGCCGGGCAACTGGGCACCAAGCTCAACACCGACCGGCTGCGCCATTGGTTCGCGTACCTCGTCTTCATCGTCGCTGCGTACGTCGTCATCGACACAACACTGCTGCAACACGCAGCCCAATAA
- a CDS encoding acyltransferase family protein: MTLTKPVSGAGKVAAETPPDRDRAVDVARLAALVVVMFGHCALLLATIDTTGLRIGNLLGEVPAIAPLTWIVQVMPLFFLAGGAAGAYGWHAGSSWGTWLFKRAQRLCRPVFWYLAAWSIGIAVTYALLGADSAASIGRECVALLWFLGVYLVVLAFVPALTRMSTGRGVALAVVTLIATAAGFDAIRFAVGTPMAGVANFVVVWLIPMVIGVAYARHLIGPRAALVAAASAFAAQLVLAAVGPYEVSLVVTGTEQISNVSPPTVLLALHCTWMSFLFVAAAAAIGRWAQRPRVWYVVAMGNGGAMTLYLWHIPAIAVATFTLHAIGIDAYNVDAPYFWAMLALRAVVFAVVMAAMFWMLSPLEHRRLPWWDAPVAATRARSTAAGVLIVLAGVALVLLAKNGLGDIGGLTTLGCFVAAAAAARICAGAKQRSPQPVTA; the protein is encoded by the coding sequence ATGACGCTCACCAAGCCCGTGTCCGGTGCAGGCAAGGTCGCTGCCGAGACTCCCCCCGACCGCGACCGCGCTGTCGACGTCGCCCGCCTCGCCGCCCTTGTAGTCGTGATGTTCGGGCATTGCGCGCTGCTGCTGGCCACCATCGACACCACCGGACTGCGGATCGGCAACCTGCTGGGCGAGGTGCCCGCGATCGCCCCGCTGACCTGGATCGTCCAGGTCATGCCGTTGTTCTTCCTGGCCGGCGGTGCGGCAGGTGCCTACGGCTGGCATGCGGGCTCGTCGTGGGGCACCTGGCTGTTCAAGCGGGCGCAGCGACTGTGCCGGCCCGTGTTCTGGTACCTCGCGGCGTGGTCGATCGGCATCGCGGTGACGTATGCGCTTCTCGGCGCCGACTCCGCCGCGAGCATCGGGCGAGAGTGCGTGGCGCTGCTGTGGTTCCTCGGTGTGTACCTCGTCGTGCTGGCCTTCGTCCCGGCGCTGACCCGCATGTCCACGGGCCGCGGCGTCGCCCTCGCGGTCGTCACGCTGATCGCCACCGCTGCGGGGTTCGACGCGATTCGATTCGCCGTCGGCACACCGATGGCGGGAGTGGCGAACTTCGTCGTCGTCTGGTTGATCCCGATGGTGATCGGGGTGGCCTACGCGCGACATCTGATCGGCCCACGCGCGGCACTCGTCGCCGCCGCGTCCGCATTCGCCGCGCAGCTTGTACTCGCGGCTGTCGGACCCTACGAGGTCTCTCTTGTTGTCACGGGAACTGAGCAGATCTCCAACGTGTCGCCGCCGACGGTGTTGCTCGCGCTGCACTGCACCTGGATGTCCTTTCTGTTTGTGGCCGCCGCAGCCGCGATTGGGCGATGGGCGCAGCGGCCGCGCGTCTGGTACGTCGTCGCGATGGGCAACGGGGGAGCGATGACGCTCTACCTCTGGCACATCCCGGCGATCGCGGTGGCCACCTTCACCCTGCACGCCATCGGCATCGACGCCTATAACGTTGATGCGCCATACTTTTGGGCGATGCTTGCGCTACGGGCGGTGGTATTCGCGGTCGTGATGGCCGCCATGTTCTGGATGCTCTCGCCCCTCGAGCATCGTCGACTGCCATGGTGGGATGCGCCCGTCGCGGCCACCCGAGCCCGGTCGACCGCGGCCGGCGTGCTCATCGTCCTCGCCGGAGTGGCTCTGGTGCTGCTCGCCAAGAACGGTTTGGGCGACATCGGAGGACTGACGACGCTCGGGTGCTTCGTCGCTGCAGCCGCCGCCGCGCGCATCTGCGCCGGGGCGAAACAGCGATCGCCTCAACCGGTTACGGCCTAA